The genome window CGAACCGCGTCTGCCGCGATTCCCGCGACCACGGCGAGGGCGTGGCGGCCTTCCTGGAGAAGCGGAAGCCGAAGCACACCGGGAGATAGTACCTTTCTTTCTTGGCTCTCTTACCGCCGCCGGCCTATCTCCCCAGGCCGGAGCGGACGAGGTTGAGGGCTGAAGCCGCGCCCTTCCCCAGGCTTCCCGTGTCCGTGGTGATCGGCGAGAAGAGGAAGCCCTGCTTGAATCGGTGGAGGGCTTCTTCCGGGGAATTGACGTGCGTGCCGGGGACAAGCTTGTGCCGCTTGGCCGCCTCGAGCACTTTGGCGCAGGCTGCGGCGTGCGCCTCGTTCTTCGCGTAGGTCGTCGGGTCAACGCCCATCGTCATCGCCAGGTCCCAGGGGCCGATGTAGAGGCCGTCTATCCCGGGAACGGAGGCGATCTGGTCCAGGCGGTCCACAGCCTTGATGTCTTCGATCATCACCAGGCAGATGATTTCCTCGTTGGCGCGCTGGAGGTAATCGGCCCCGGCGTAGTAGCGGGCGCGGTTGGGTCCCACGCTGCGGTAGCCCAGGGGCGCATAGCGGCAGGCGCCCGCCGCCTTGGCCGCTTCTTCCCGGGTGCCCACCAGGGGAATGATGACGCCGTAGGCCCCGGCGTCCAGGACCCACTGGACGTAGGCGGGCTCATTCCAAGGGACGCGCACGATGGGGACGGTCTCCGTGGAGCTGACGGCCTGGAGCCAGGCGGCGGCGCGATCGGGGCCGATGCCCATGCCGTGCTGCGTATCGAGGACGAGGGCGTCTAAGCCGGTGTTGGCCAGCACTTCGGCGGCGTAGGTGTCGGCGATGCTCATCCAGCCGACGAGGGCAGGCTTCCCGGCACGCCAGAGGGCTTTGACCTTATTTGGGCGCATCGCTTTCCTTTCGCGGGCAACTGGAGAGACGATAGCGGCGAGACGAGTAGGCGTCAAATGGGGGAGGGTTCCGGAGGGTGCGCGGAGGCATGCGCCCGCGGGACGGCGGACGAATATGTGCGAACGCAGGCTGTGAACCCGTTATCCAGACGGCATCCCGGCACGATGGCCGGAGCCCATCTTCCGCAGCTTCAAGAGCGCCGGGCGGCGAGCCTGCGTTGACGGCTCGAGGCACGGCGTCGCCCCGTTTCCGACCCATGGGGCGACGGGTTTGAAGGATGGGGTCGCGGACACGCCCCGTACGTGCGTCGCTCCTACCGCAAGAGGTGGCAGCTCCCTATCGTGCAGGGGGCTCTCCTGAGGGGTCCACAGGGGTGCGACGGCGCCACGGATGTCCGGAGGGGACATGCGTCTCCCTCACCTGCCGGGGAAACAGACCGGAGCATCACCCTCTCCTCCCGGGCTTCGCTCGGGTTCACTTCGATGGACTCAGCGCAGGCTCTCTTCCATCGAGGGTGAGGAAGGCGAGGAGAAGGTGCTCTTCGGTCACCTTTCCATGCAGGATTTGCCGCGATGAGTACTCCTTTGGTGAGGTTGCACCAGGTATGGCGATGGCGGCATGGGGTGCGGGTTCTGAGCTGGGTCTTCTGGAAGGGAGAAGGGGAGCAGGGCGCAAGGAGGAGCGGGTGGGAGCATAGGCTCCCGTCCGACGCCCGGCGCCTGATCGCGCTCCGGCCGTTCCGTGTTTTATCCCTCAGCCCTTCCCGTGAGGGAAGGACGCCCTCCGCCACCTCCGCCATGACGGCCGTCTGGATAACGGGCGACCGGATCTCCCGGGCTCCCGGCAGCAGCGCGGCGGGCTCTGCAGTGCCGACCGCACCCCTACGATTTCAGTATAAGCACTATTGTCAAGAGCGCAATAGGCAAGACCTCTCCCTCGCATCCCTCTCCCAGGAGAGAGGGACGCTTTGTTGATTGCGGCAAATTGCGTTCGCGAGACGCGGGCCTTTTTTAGTCGGTCTTCAGGAGGAGAAAAGAAGGCGTTCGGGTTATTTTCCCTCGTGTAGCGCTGGAAGGCTCCGCGCACCCTCCGCTAGGCTGCGTGCGCGGGGACAATTGACCGGGGGTGCGCGCGGCTCTATCCTGGGGTGGTTATGCGCATCAGCGAGATTTTCTATTCGATCCAGGGCGAGGGCGTCTATGCCGGCGTGCCGATGGTCTTCGTGCGCCTGCAAGGGTGCCCGTTCCGATGCACCTGGTGCGATTCGGTCTATACGTGGGACCCGAAGGGCGGCGAGGAGATGGCGCTGGAGGCAGTGCTGGGCGCGGCGGCGAAGTGGCCTGCGAAGCATGCCTGCATCACTGGGGGAGAGCCGCTGGCGCAGCCGAGGGAGTTCAAGGAGCTGGCGAAGGCGCTGAAGCAACGGGACTACTTCATCGCGGTGGAGACTTCGGGCGGGTATGCGCTGCCGATGGATGCGCCCGTGGATTCGTGGGTGATGGATATCAAGTGCCCCGGCTCCGTCATGGAGCGCCACAACAAGTACGGTGAGCTGGCCCGATTGCGCGGATGCGACCAGGTGAAATTCGTCGTGGCCAGTCGCAGGGATTTTGACTTCGCGCTTGATGTGCTGAGGAAGCATCCGACGAGAGCAGCGGTGTTGTTCTCCCCGGCGTGGGATCAGGTGAACCCGGCGGAATTGGCCGAGTGGGTGAAGTCGGACGCGCCGAACGCGAGGCTTTCGCTGCAGATCCACAAGGTGATCTGGGCGCCGAATCGCCGAGGGGTGTAGCACCAGGGGCGCGTGCCCCTTTGAGGGACTCAGGGCAAGCTCCGCGCCCCTACCTGCGAATCGGGGTCCAATAGGGGAGGGAGATGTCCTCTGAGGCGTCGAACCAGGTGACTTTGACAGGCATGCCGATGCGGACGTCCTGGGGCTTGACGTTCATGAGCCTGCCGGCCATGTAGACCTTGCCCTCATCGAGCTTGATGACGCCGACGGGAAGCGGGACGTCCTTGGCGAAGGCGGGCAGGACGGGGTGGTGGGCGATGGTGAAGGTCCAGACCTTCCCCTTGCCGCTCATCTTGGTCCAGACCATTTCGCGGGACTGGTCCACCGGGCAGAGAGGGCGCGGGTAGTACCAGTAGTTGCGGCACTTGGCGCAGCGCTGGAGATAGAGCTTGTGCTGTTTGCAATAGTCCCAGAACTTGTAGTTGTCCCAGCCCGGCTCCGGGAGCGGGAGCGCGGCGAGGGGCCCGTATTTTCCGCCTGGCTGGGTCATATCATTCGCTCCGGAGGATGAATGCGCCGGTCGGGTCGCTGGCGGCGGCGGCGACGAGGACGGCGTTGCAGTTGGGGACCTGGGTGGTGGACGTGCCGCGTATCTGGCGCACCGCCTCGTTGATGTTGTTGAAGCCGTGGATGAAGGCCTCCGAAAGCTGGCCGCCGTTGGTGTTGACGGGCAGGCGTCCATGAGGCCCTTCCAGCGCACCCTTCTCCGAGAAAGCGCCGCCTTCGCCGCGCTTGCAGAAGCCCAGATCCTCCAGGGCGAGAAGGACCATGGGCGTGAAGTGGTCGTAGAGGAAGGCGGCCTTGATGTCCTTGGCCTTCAGCTCGGAATTGGCCCAGAGGCGCCTGCCCAACTCCAGGGCCATGGCGTCGCGGTCCCAGCGCCACCAATCGGAGAGGGTGTAGTGCGCGGGCTTGGTGTCTTGGGCGAAGGCGTGGATGAGGGCGGGCTTGCGGCGCATGCGCCCGGCGAGATCGGCGCGGGAGACGACGACGGCGGTCGCGCCATCGGTTTCGATGCAGCAATCGTAGAGGCGGAGCGGCTCGGCGATCCAGCGCGATTGGCGATAGTCCTCCAGGGAGATGGGCCCGCGGCTGCCCATCACCGAGAGGGGATTGGCGACGGCGTGCTTGCGCATGGCGATGGCGACGTTGGCGAAGTGGTCCTCCGTGACGCCGTAGTCGTGCATGTAGCGCCGGGCGATGCAGGCCATCTCCTGCACCGGGCTCATGAGGCCGAAGGGGACGTGATACTGCCCGCGCCCGGTGATGCGCTGACTGACTTTCTCCCAGGGGCGGCCGCCCTGATCGCGGCCCGGGCCGAAGACGGACTTGCGGCCGCGGGCGCGGGAGCGGAAGCAGATGACGTGGTCCGCCATGCCGGAGGCGACGCCGAGGGCGGCGGTGCTGATGA of Chloroflexota bacterium contains these proteins:
- a CDS encoding 2,4-dihydroxyhept-2-ene-1,7-dioic acid aldolase, with amino-acid sequence MRPNKVKALWRAGKPALVGWMSIADTYAAEVLANTGLDALVLDTQHGMGIGPDRAAAWLQAVSSTETVPIVRVPWNEPAYVQWVLDAGAYGVIIPLVGTREEAAKAAGACRYAPLGYRSVGPNRARYYAGADYLQRANEEIICLVMIEDIKAVDRLDQIASVPGIDGLYIGPWDLAMTMGVDPTTYAKNEAHAAACAKVLEAAKRHKLVPGTHVNSPEEALHRFKQGFLFSPITTDTGSLGKGAASALNLVRSGLGR
- a CDS encoding radical SAM protein; amino-acid sequence: MRISEIFYSIQGEGVYAGVPMVFVRLQGCPFRCTWCDSVYTWDPKGGEEMALEAVLGAAAKWPAKHACITGGEPLAQPREFKELAKALKQRDYFIAVETSGGYALPMDAPVDSWVMDIKCPGSVMERHNKYGELARLRGCDQVKFVVASRRDFDFALDVLRKHPTRAAVLFSPAWDQVNPAELAEWVKSDAPNARLSLQIHKVIWAPNRRGV
- a CDS encoding Zn-ribbon domain-containing OB-fold protein, encoding MDACPSTPTAASFRRPSSTASTTSTRRCARYAARPPPRSPTATPSSSPPPPATRPAHSSSGANDMTQPGGKYGPLAALPLPEPGWDNYKFWDYCKQHKLYLQRCAKCRNYWYYPRPLCPVDQSREMVWTKMSGKGKVWTFTIAHHPVLPAFAKDVPLPVGVIKLDEGKVYMAGRLMNVKPQDVRIGMPVKVTWFDASEDISLPYWTPIRR